The nucleotide sequence TATAACTGTATTAGCTCCTGGTGGAAGTTCATCGCCTTTTTCTCTGTCAAATACTTTAACATCGACTACACGGCCACCTTCACCATGAGGAACTCTCAAAGAATTATCTTTAACATCTCTTGCTTTTTCAGCGAAAATTGCTCTTAACAATTTTTCTTCAGGAGGATGTTCAGATTCACCTTTTGGAGTAACTTTACCGACTAAAATGTCATCAGCATAAACTCTTGCACCGATTCTGACAATACCGCGTTCATCCAAGTGTCTCAAAGACTCTTCTGAAACATTCGGAACTTCACGAGTAATTTCTTCCGGTCCGAGTTTAGTTTGACGAGCATCTATTTCTAATTTTTCAATGTGGACAGATGTAAATACATCGTCTTTGACGCATCTTTGGCTAAGCAAAATAGCATCTTCAAAGTTATATCCTTCCCACGGCATATACGCTACTAAAACGTTTTTACCGAGAGAAAGTTCACCGCTACATGTAGAAGCACCGTCTGCTAGGACGTCACCTGCTTTAACCACATCACCATCTCTAACGATTGGTTTTTGGTTAATACATGTATCTTGGTTACTTCTTAAATATTTCATTAATTGGTATCTGTGAGTTTTGCCTGCGTTATCCTTAACCCAAACTTCATCACCGACAACTCTTTCAACCACGCCGTCAACTTCAGTACAAACGACCATGCCTGAGTCTTTAGCCGCTCTTCTTTCAAGACCAGTTGCAACAACAGAACGTTGAGTAATCAATAACGGAACAGCTTGACGTTGCATGTTAGACCCCATCAACGCACGATTCGCATCATCGTGTTCAATGAACGGAATGATTGACGTAGCAACTGAAATGATTTGAATAGGAGAAACACCGACATAGTCAACACGGTTAGATTCACCCATTGTAAATTCACTACGGTAACGGACAGGAACATAATCTTCTTTAATAGTTCTGTCTTTGTTTAGTTTAATATCAGCAGGAGCAACACGGAAGTTTTCTTCTTCATCCGCACTCATATAAGTAACTTCATCAGTAACTCTTCCTTCTCTTACAGCGAAATAAGGAGTTTCAATAAAGCCATAATCATTAACTTTTGCGTGAGTAGCTAAAGAACCAATCAAACCTGCGTTCGGACCTTCAGGAGTTTCAACCGGACAAATACGTCCATAGTGTGAAGGGTGAATATCACGAACTGCAAATCCAGCTCTTTCTCTAACCAAACCACCAGGTCCAAGAGCAGAAATACGACGTTTGTGAGTCAATTCTGCAAGCGGATTTGTTTGGTCCATAAATTGAGACAATTGAGAAGATCCAAAGAACTCTTTCAATGCCGCAACTAAAGGTTTTGTATTTAATAAGTTCAATGGAGTCAATGTTTCAGAATTTTGAAGAGTCATTCTTTCTTTAACGATTCTTTCAATTCTTGATAAACCAACTCTGAATTGATTTTGGAGCAACTCACCAACTGAACGAATACGACGATTACCCAAGTGGTCAATATCATCAACTGAGCCTTCATCGTAAGTTAAGTTTACTAAATATTCGATTGAAGCAACTAAATCTTGTACCGTCAAGGTTCTCATTGTTTCAGGAACATTCAAATTCAATTTTTTGTTTAATTTGTAACGACCGACTCTGCCGATATCGTATTTCTTTTCATCAAAGAAACGAGCTTCTAAAATAGAACGACCGCCTGCAGCAGAAGCTGGGTCACCCGGGCGAAGTTTTTTATAAACTTCAATCAAAGCATCATCAGTTGTTTCAGCTGTATCTTTTTCAAGTGTCTTTTTCAAAAACTCAAAGTGGGTAAACAATGTTTCCATTTCAGGAACAGTAATACCGATAGCCTTCAACAATGTTGTAGCTAAGATTTTTCTGTTTTTATCAATTTTAACGTGAATAACGTCATTAGCATCAGTTTCAATTTTTAACCATGCACCTCTGTTAGGAATCAAGGTTGCATTGAACAAACGTTTACCTGTAGGAGAAATATCTCTCTTGAAGTAAACCCCTGGTGAACGTACGATTTGAGAAACGATAACACGTTCTGCACCGTTTACGATAAAAGTACCTTTATCAGTCATCGTCGGGATATCACCGATATAGACTTCTTGTTCTTTGATTTCACCTGTGTCACGATTTACTAAACGAGCCATAACTCTTAGCTGTTTTGCATAGGTAGCGTCATGGATTCTAGCTTCTTCGATAGAATATTTCGGATTATCGAAGGTATAATTAGGAAGGAAATGCAATTCCAATCTTCCTGTATAATCTTTAATCGGAGAATAAGAAAGAAACTCCTCTTTCAAACCTTCTTTAAGGAACCATTCAAAAGATTTTTTTTGAATTTCAATTAAGTCCGGCAAGTCATCCAATCTAGTTCTGGGCATGCCCATTGGAGTAACTCTTTCAGAATATTTTGTTGTCGACATTCATTCACCTCGCTGTATGTGGTGTACTACGTAATATAATTAACTTTAAATATATTCAATTTATAATTTTTACTATATCGTTATTTTTGTTTCGATTGTGCCTCTAAACCTTTTGTAGACAGGCTTAAAAGCCTTTTATAATCATAATCTTAACCATATATATCCGTTATACAATAATATTCGCTAAATACCATGAGTCAAGAAAAAAACCGATTAGCAATGAGCTGTCTAAACATTTGTTAACATATTCCTTGCTATCGAAAGAAATTCGGCGATAATCCACGAATTATAAGCAACCTATTGTCAAGGGCAGTTGTTTTTTTATTCCTTACTTAATAATCTTGTTATGATTATTATTTTGACATATAATATAATTTATAATTATGAAAAAACCAAAATTAAGCTTAAGTACGCAGAATAAATTTATATTGTTGGGGCTCGTAATGAGCACCCTCCTGATTGTTATGGTCGCCATTTTTGCAATATCCAATATTCAGAAAAAACTTGATGCAAGTTACAGAGAATTTGCCCAG is from Candidatus Gastranaerophilales bacterium and encodes:
- the rpoB gene encoding DNA-directed RNA polymerase subunit beta, which produces MSTTKYSERVTPMGMPRTRLDDLPDLIEIQKKSFEWFLKEGLKEEFLSYSPIKDYTGRLELHFLPNYTFDNPKYSIEEARIHDATYAKQLRVMARLVNRDTGEIKEQEVYIGDIPTMTDKGTFIVNGAERVIVSQIVRSPGVYFKRDISPTGKRLFNATLIPNRGAWLKIETDANDVIHVKIDKNRKILATTLLKAIGITVPEMETLFTHFEFLKKTLEKDTAETTDDALIEVYKKLRPGDPASAAGGRSILEARFFDEKKYDIGRVGRYKLNKKLNLNVPETMRTLTVQDLVASIEYLVNLTYDEGSVDDIDHLGNRRIRSVGELLQNQFRVGLSRIERIVKERMTLQNSETLTPLNLLNTKPLVAALKEFFGSSQLSQFMDQTNPLAELTHKRRISALGPGGLVRERAGFAVRDIHPSHYGRICPVETPEGPNAGLIGSLATHAKVNDYGFIETPYFAVREGRVTDEVTYMSADEEENFRVAPADIKLNKDRTIKEDYVPVRYRSEFTMGESNRVDYVGVSPIQIISVATSIIPFIEHDDANRALMGSNMQRQAVPLLITQRSVVATGLERRAAKDSGMVVCTEVDGVVERVVGDEVWVKDNAGKTHRYQLMKYLRSNQDTCINQKPIVRDGDVVKAGDVLADGASTCSGELSLGKNVLVAYMPWEGYNFEDAILLSQRCVKDDVFTSVHIEKLEIDARQTKLGPEEITREVPNVSEESLRHLDERGIVRIGARVYADDILVGKVTPKGESEHPPEEKLLRAIFAEKARDVKDNSLRVPHGEGGRVVDVKVFDREKGDELPPGANTVIRVYIAQKRKVSVGDKLAGRHGNKGIVSRILPQEDMPFLPDGTPVDIVLNPLGVPSRMNVGQTYECLLGLAAYLTKEHYEAPPFDEMYGDNQSEIATRAELMRGIKDSGCDWVREDGKVRLYDGRTGEPFDQPVAVGLTYFLKLVHLVDDKIHARSTGPYSLVTQQPLGGKAQFGGQRFGEMEVWALEAYGAAYTLQEMLTIKSDDVNGRSRAYEAIVKGDNIPRPGIPESFKVLVRELQSIGLDITVAKKGGEEVDLMSDTDDLRKSAPKRTLSDVDSELLNINFFETPSSFKE